A stretch of Anolis sagrei isolate rAnoSag1 chromosome X, rAnoSag1.mat, whole genome shotgun sequence DNA encodes these proteins:
- the LOC132767996 gene encoding guanylate-binding protein 1-like, with protein sequence MASGEVQMARPICLIENRPDGRLVLRDEALAVLQRIRQPVVVVAIVGLYRTGKSYLMNRLAGQRKGFSVGSTAQAKTKGIWMWCRPHPHWSDHTLVLLDTEGLGDMGGNTQKDTWIFALAILLSSTLVYNSMGTIDQNALDQLQYVSELTQKITVTSSRDPSQEDEDSSEFVRYFPAFIWAVRDFMLKLEIDGHPVSDDGYLENALKLRNGDTELIRRCNLPRLCIRKFFPSRKCFTFDCPTNLKNLWRLEELQEEDLAKGFLEPMARFCDHVWETSKRKTVPGGQAVTGSMLAKLAETYVETICSGKVPCLESAVLALAEMENTAAVEEAVAHYGRLMRERLSLPTESVPELLGVHAECEKEALQVFMARAFKDDESHFQAKLVKTMDDRKEEYCRRNKQESTKRCQALLASLSVELEEKVRSGVYFQPNGHSQFVADLKDVEGKYRQKPKKGVMAEAALKQFLERKEAVGRAILQSDKALSEKEKQIAEAQAKAEAAQRELEVLRQRQAELEQKMQDQQRSYEENVQQLKAKMEQDREQLLEEHKKIMENRLAEQKALLKEGFRKEAKQMMKVIQHLMEESAKIQEPSWPKRFLEGLVTALSPFLPAIADRTIGFVTNLFRRL encoded by the exons ATGGCTTCTGGGGAGGTCCAAATGGCCCGTCCGATCTGCCTCATTGAGAACCGCCCGGACGGGAGGTTGGTGCTGCGGGACGAGGCCCTGGCGGTCCTGCAGCGCATCCGGCAGCCGGTAGTGGTGGTGGCCATCGTGGGGCTCTACCGGACCGGGAAGTCCTACCTGATGAACCGCCTGGCGGGCCAGCGGAAGG GCTTCTCAGTGGGGTCCACGGCGCAGGCCAAAACCAAGGGCATCTGGATGTGGTGCCGCCCTCACCCCCACTGGAGTGACCACACCCTGGTTCTGCTGGACACGGAGGGCCTGGGGGACATGGGG GGCAACACGCAGAAGGACACCTGGATCTTTGCGCTGGCCATCCTGCTGAGCAGCACCTTGGTCTACAACAGCATGGGCACCATTGACCAGAACGCCCTGGATCAGCTCCA ATATGTTTCTGAGCTGACCCAAAAGATCACAGTAACCTCTTCCAGGGATCCAAGCCAAGAGGACGAGGATTCCTCAGAGTTCGTCCGCTACTTCCCGGCCTTCATTTGGGCCGTGAGGGACTTCATGCTCAAGCTGGAGATCGACGGGCACCCGGTCAGCGATGACGGCTACCTGGAGAACGCCCTGAAACTGCGGAATG GTGACACAGAGCTTATCAGAAGGTGCAACTTGCCCCGGTTGTGCATCCGCAAGTTCTTTCCTTCCCGGAAGTGCTTCACTTTCGACTGCCCAACAAACTTGAAGAACTTGTGGCGgctggaggagctgcaggaggaAGATCTGGCGAAGGGGTTCCTGGAACCCATGGCCCGTTTCTGTGACCATGTCTGGGAGACGTCCAAGCGCAAGACGGTCCCTGGGGGCCAAGCCGTGACGGGAAGCA TGCTGGCCAAGCTGGCAGAGACCTACGTGGAGACCATCTGCAGTGGTAAGGTGCCCTGCCTGGAGAGTGCGGTGCTGGCCTTGGCAGAGATGGAGAACACGGCTGCCGTGGAGGAGGCTGTGGCTCACTATGGAAGGTTGATGAGGGAGAGGCTGAGCCTGCCCACGGAGAGCGTTCCGGAGCTGCTGGGGGTCCATGCTGAATGTGAGAaagaggccctccaggtgttcatgGCGCGTGCCTTCAAGGATGATGAGAGCCACTTCCAGGCTAAACTTGTG AAAACCATGGATGACCGGAAGGAGGAATACTGCCGAAGGAACAAGCAGGAGTCCACCAAACGCTGCCAGGCCCTGCTGGCCTCTCTCTCTGTGGAGCTGGAGGAGAAGGTGCGCAGTGGGGTCTACTTCCAGCCCAACGGACACAGTCAGTTTGTGGCCGACCTGAAGGACGTCGAGGGAAAATACCGGCAGAAGCCAAAGAAGGGGGTGATG GCAGAGGCAGCCCTGAAGCAGTTCCTGGAGCGCAAGGAGGCCGTCGGCAGAGCCATTCTCCAAAGCGACAAGGCCCTCAGCGAGAAGGAGAAGCAAATAGCAG AGGCTCAAGCGAAGGCAGAGGCGGCCCAGAGGGAGCTGGAGGTCCTGCGGCAGAGGCAGGCTGAGCTGGAGCAGAAGATGCAGGACCAGCAGCGGAGCTACGAGGAGAACGTCCAGCAGCTGAAGGCCAAGATGGAGCAGGATCGGGAGCAGCTCCTGGAGGAGCACAAGAAGATAATGGAGAACAGGCTGGCG GAGCAAAAGGCGCTGCTGAAAGAGGGGTTCCGGAAGGAGGCCAAGCAGATGATGAAGGTGATCCAGCACCTGATGGAGGAGAGCGCCAAGATCCAGGAGCCCTCCTGGCCGAAAAGATTCCTGGAGGGGCTGGTGACAGCCCTCAGCCCCTTTTTGCCAGCGATCGCCGACAGGACAATTGGGTTCGTCACAAACCTGTTCAGGCGCTTGTGA